The following proteins are encoded in a genomic region of Alosa alosa isolate M-15738 ecotype Scorff River chromosome 10, AALO_Geno_1.1, whole genome shotgun sequence:
- the si:ch211-157b11.8 gene encoding fibroleukin — protein MRSLSSPGSTAQLRGQGSESESLSAILALMASVLLECDLHCHSNRLQEVAQKLEGAAAGREGERDLLLLLKSITHTTQPPTMPPSSGLHPQDCAEIYRWGIKDNGIYTIQPDPQLPAQEAMCDMETDGGGWTVFQRRLDGSELFNRSWAEYRQGFGRPQGEYWLGNAALHTLTANGRHSLRIHLQDWHKHTRHATYSTFKVASEAQRFRLTVKGYSGDAGNALSYNKRYNHDGRAFSTYDRDHDRYTAGNCARYYGAGWWFDACLAANLNGRYYHGRYSGLTDGIYWGSWYILTDARSGERYSFKTVQMMTRRRLA, from the exons ATGCGCTCCTTGAGTAGCCCTGGGTCTACCGCACAACTGAGAGGTCAAGGGTCAGAATCAGAATCTCTGTCGGCCATTTTGGCTCTGATGGCATCTGTCTTGCTTGAGTGTGACCTCCACTGCCATAGCAACCGGCTCCAAGAGGTGGCACAGAAATTAG AGGGAGCTGctgcagggagagagggggagagagatctCTTACTGCTGCTCAAgagtatcacacacaccacccaacctCCAACAA tgCCTCCATCCTCTGGACTTCACCCCCAAGACTGCGCTGAAATTTACCGTTGGGGAATCAAAGACAATGGGATTTACACAATCCAGCCTGACCCTCAGCTACCAGCTCAAGAG gccaTGTGTGACATGGAGACTGACGGTGGAGGGTGGACGGTGTTCCAGCGCCGACTGGACGGCTCAGAGTTGTTTAACCGCAGCTGGGCGGAGTACCGTCAGGGCTTCGGCCGGCCGCAGGGGGAGTACTGGTTGGGCAACGCCGCGCTGCACACCCTCACAGCCAACGGCCGACACTCACTCCGCATCCATCTGCAGGactggcacaaacacacacgccacgccacCTACAGCACCTTCAAAGTGGCATCAGAGGCACAGAg GTTCCGGCTGACAGTAAAAGGCTACAGTGGGGACGCCGGAAATGCCCTGAGCTACAATAAGCGCTACAACCATGACGGCCGAGCCTTCAGCACCTACGACCGCGACCACGACCGCTACACTGCCGGAAACTGTGCCCGTTACTACGGCGCCGGCTGGTGGTTCGATGCATGCCTGGCCGCCAACCTGAACGGGCGCTATTACCATGGACGCTACAGCGGCCTCACAGATGGCATCTACTGGGGCTCCTGGTACATCCTCACCGATGCACGCTCTGGGGAGAGATACTCTTTCAAGACTGTGCAGATGATGACTAGACGCAGACTGGCATAG